From a region of the Oscillatoria sp. FACHB-1407 genome:
- a CDS encoding L,D-transpeptidase, with product MARNELLSRSFMLMSFAAAAFLVVTQWQTEPDLAADEASATTVVAPMEQAAYAAETPASTASSPTTASPTVATASAPSTRSLPQMTPGLSSTLPKFLVADLPRLVVDLSDRKVYLYKGEELQTTYAVGIGQPGWETPIGNFHINHMQTDPIWQHPITGQTIAAGPDNPLGSRWIGFWTSRNYEIGFHGTNQPETVGKAISHGCLRMHEADVRALYEQVKVGTLVTVRQ from the coding sequence ATGGCAAGAAACGAACTTCTGTCCCGCAGTTTCATGTTAATGAGCTTTGCGGCAGCGGCATTTTTAGTCGTTACTCAATGGCAAACCGAGCCAGACCTGGCAGCAGATGAGGCATCGGCGACAACTGTAGTTGCTCCGATGGAGCAAGCTGCCTATGCGGCTGAAACCCCAGCTTCCACAGCTTCCAGTCCGACAACAGCTTCGCCCACAGTCGCAACAGCCAGTGCTCCCTCAACTCGCTCTCTTCCCCAGATGACTCCAGGCTTATCATCAACACTGCCTAAGTTTTTGGTAGCCGATCTGCCTCGATTAGTGGTGGACTTGAGCGATCGCAAAGTCTATCTCTATAAAGGAGAAGAACTGCAAACTACTTATGCAGTCGGCATCGGGCAACCCGGATGGGAAACTCCCATCGGCAATTTTCACATCAACCACATGCAGACCGACCCGATCTGGCAGCACCCCATCACTGGGCAAACCATCGCTGCTGGACCTGACAATCCCCTGGGTTCTCGCTGGATTGGCTTTTGGACAAGTCGTAACTACGAGATTGGCTTTCATGGCACGAACCAACCCGAAACGGTTGGCAAAGCCATCTCCCATGGTTGCCTACGAATGCATGAAGCCGATGTACGAGCGTTATATGAACAGGTCAAAGTTGGTACGCTGGTTACAGTGCGCCAATAG
- a CDS encoding MarR family winged helix-turn-helix transcriptional regulator, with product MDDKRTLNLLGALALSLVDNLNVVAEANAGYGGETPAALVSLGAEPGISINVLRQILNLSHPGTVRLVDRLEAQGLVERRSGSDGRTLALFLTDAGSERRQAILAERRRQLQLALNALTSDEASQLTTFLEKMLTAMTTDEQRAFAICRLCDEAVCPGDRCPVEQQYCQLRQQSS from the coding sequence ATGGACGATAAACGAACTCTCAATCTGTTGGGCGCACTGGCGTTGAGCCTCGTTGATAACTTAAACGTAGTGGCGGAAGCCAATGCTGGATATGGTGGCGAGACTCCAGCAGCACTGGTGTCGTTAGGAGCAGAACCAGGGATCTCGATCAACGTGCTGCGGCAGATTTTGAATTTGTCTCACCCTGGAACGGTGCGTCTGGTCGATCGCCTGGAGGCACAGGGTTTAGTAGAACGGCGATCGGGCAGTGACGGCAGAACTCTGGCACTGTTTCTTACAGATGCTGGATCGGAACGACGGCAGGCGATTTTGGCGGAGCGACGACGACAGTTGCAATTGGCACTCAATGCCCTCACATCCGATGAAGCCAGTCAACTCACCACGTTTTTAGAAAAGATGTTGACCGCGATGACGACCGATGAGCAACGTGCTTTTGCGATATGTCGTTTGTGTGATGAGGCGGTGTGTCCGGGCGATCGCTGTCCTGTGGAACAGCAATATTGCCAGTTGAGACAGCAATCGAGTTGA
- a CDS encoding DMT family transporter: MRRIGLPLGYSFCWGVGVTLTKIALTEITATTLLVIQLLSSVAFLAIACYLKTRQLPFSFRHLHRGFAGIFEPALAYMIGIFGVDMTTASNATLIGSSEVILTILLAAAFLGERLTRWKLVLAGVSFVGVLLLMLESSSGSDQTSLAGNLLVFVGTLFAVFYVLLSKKQIATDDPLQLTSSQQFVGLITTLLCFGVLSLLNSHYEVQATEISPQFWMLAIASGVMQYALAFLLYLTALQHVPVSQAAFYVALIPVFGVASAVLLIGEQPTIAQWLGGLLVIGSSYYANRLQPTAP; this comes from the coding sequence ATGCGTAGAATTGGGCTTCCGTTGGGCTATTCCTTCTGTTGGGGTGTCGGTGTTACCCTGACCAAAATTGCACTGACAGAGATTACAGCAACGACTCTGCTAGTGATTCAACTACTCTCCAGTGTGGCATTTCTGGCGATCGCCTGTTATCTCAAAACGCGCCAACTGCCGTTCTCGTTCAGGCACCTCCACCGAGGGTTCGCTGGCATTTTTGAACCTGCTCTGGCATACATGATTGGTATTTTTGGCGTAGACATGACGACCGCCAGTAACGCTACCTTGATCGGATCAAGCGAAGTGATTTTAACGATTTTGCTAGCAGCCGCATTTCTCGGTGAAAGACTGACCCGATGGAAATTGGTGCTAGCCGGAGTTAGCTTTGTAGGTGTCTTGTTATTAATGCTGGAGAGCTCTAGCGGCAGCGATCAGACTTCTCTCGCTGGTAATCTTTTAGTTTTTGTTGGAACTCTATTTGCTGTATTCTATGTCCTCTTAAGCAAAAAACAAATTGCGACTGATGATCCGCTTCAACTAACATCTTCCCAACAATTTGTCGGCTTAATCACGACTCTGCTCTGTTTTGGGGTGTTGTCTCTGCTGAACTCTCACTACGAAGTGCAAGCCACTGAGATTTCACCTCAATTTTGGATGTTGGCGATCGCCTCAGGGGTGATGCAATATGCGTTAGCTTTCTTGCTCTATCTCACTGCATTACAACACGTCCCCGTCAGCCAGGCTGCCTTTTATGTGGCACTGATTCCAGTGTTTGGTGTTGCCAGTGCGGTGCTACTGATCGGCGAACAGCCCACTATCGCTCAATGGCTTGGAGGACTTCTGGTGATCGGTTCGTCCTATTATGCCAATCGGTTGCAGCCAACCGCACCCTAA
- a CDS encoding SMR family transporter, with amino-acid sequence MYLFIATIAALSYSVGGIFMKLSEGYEKLVPTILVYLFFLGGASLQIWLLSRNPNLGVNGLIVSGLDALCTVLFGILLFKEGYTATKLVGIFLVVVGAIFLRSESA; translated from the coding sequence ATGTATCTCTTTATTGCAACGATTGCTGCGCTTTCCTATTCAGTCGGTGGCATCTTTATGAAGTTATCCGAGGGTTACGAAAAATTGGTGCCGACGATCCTGGTTTATCTATTCTTTTTGGGTGGAGCAAGTCTACAAATTTGGTTGTTATCGCGCAACCCCAACCTGGGTGTAAATGGTTTGATCGTGTCAGGCTTAGATGCTTTGTGTACTGTGTTGTTTGGTATTCTCCTCTTCAAGGAAGGCTACACTGCAACAAAGTTGGTCGGTATCTTTTTGGTGGTAGTTGGTGCCATCTTTTTGAGATCTGAGAGTGCGTAA